One Sediminibacillus dalangtanensis genomic region harbors:
- a CDS encoding phosphosulfolactate synthase codes for MTETNLRLPIREGKPRESGITVLIDNGAPFQLLKATVDNASDYIDFIKFGWGTSLLSKNLQQKINYLIRKEIDYFFGGTLFEKFLSQEKVEAFYDYCRSFDCSYVEISNGTLAISNHQKAEYVREFSRDFSVFSEVGTKDSSAALKEHSKEWLSNIHEDIEAGAAKVITEARESGSGGICGTDGSIRDDIFDEIVAAGIPMERLIFEAPTKSLQTFFIKQIGSNVNLANVALNDVISLETLRLGLRSDTFHL; via the coding sequence TTGACAGAAACAAACTTACGGTTACCGATAAGAGAGGGCAAGCCGAGAGAAAGCGGCATCACAGTGTTAATCGACAATGGGGCACCCTTCCAATTACTTAAAGCTACAGTAGATAATGCCAGTGACTATATCGATTTTATTAAATTCGGCTGGGGAACCTCTTTGCTATCCAAAAACTTGCAACAAAAAATCAATTATCTAATCAGGAAAGAAATTGATTATTTTTTCGGTGGCACCTTGTTTGAAAAGTTTTTGAGTCAGGAAAAGGTCGAGGCCTTTTATGACTACTGTCGCAGTTTTGATTGCAGCTATGTAGAGATTTCCAATGGGACACTCGCTATTTCTAATCATCAAAAAGCGGAATATGTAAGGGAATTTTCCAGGGATTTTTCTGTTTTCAGCGAGGTTGGCACAAAAGATTCTTCCGCTGCGTTAAAGGAACATTCCAAAGAATGGTTGTCTAATATACATGAGGACATCGAAGCGGGAGCCGCTAAAGTAATCACAGAAGCGAGGGAATCCGGAAGCGGCGGTATTTGCGGAACGGATGGCAGCATTCGCGATGATATTTTTGATGAAATTGTTGCTGCCGGTATACCAATGGAGCGGCTTATATTTGAAGCTCCGACCAAGTCGTTGCAAACTTTTTTTATCAAACAAATCGGTTCCAACGTCAATTTGGCCAATGTTGCTTTAAACGATGTGATCAGTCTGGAAACACTGCGACTAGGCCTGCGTTCGGATACCTTTCACTTATAA
- a CDS encoding VOC family protein, with protein sequence MRETNKVFHLAIPCKELDETVDFYEKLGCKLARRYDDRVTFDFFGDQVVCHLSPNNIDENPKMYPRHYGITFLNREEYEQALEYAIAEKLPFYTEPMVRFKGKQEEHMTFFLIDPANNLLEFKYYHDSSMVY encoded by the coding sequence ATGAGAGAAACGAATAAAGTTTTTCACTTAGCGATTCCGTGCAAGGAATTAGATGAAACAGTTGATTTTTACGAGAAACTGGGCTGTAAACTGGCCAGAAGATACGATGACCGGGTCACTTTTGACTTCTTCGGTGATCAAGTGGTTTGCCATTTAAGTCCGAATAACATTGATGAAAATCCGAAAATGTATCCAAGACATTACGGGATAACGTTCTTAAATCGAGAGGAATATGAACAGGCATTGGAGTATGCCATTGCAGAAAAATTGCCTTTTTATACGGAACCCATGGTCAGATTTAAAGGAAAACAGGAAGAACACATGACCTTCTTTTTGATCGATCCGGCCAACAATTTACTGGAGTTTAAATATTACCATGATTCTTCCATGGTTTATTAA
- a CDS encoding ROK family protein: MYLGAIEAGGTKFVCAVSNEQLEIVDQVCIPTTTPQETLRKVFSFFNQYELRSMGIGSFGPIDINIQSATYGFITSTPKPGWRNFDFLGTIKKHYQVPVAWTTDVNAAAYGEYKKGSARDDASCLYLTVGTGIGGGAVIDGKLLEAFGHPEMGHVLVRTHEEDTFQGSCPYHGNCLEGMASGPAIEGRTGRKAQSLKKEDSVWEMEAYYLAQALNNYTLILRPDKIILGGGVMNQIHLFPLIRTAFEELNNAYVPVPVLEQYIVAPGLGDHAGITGCLLLASTLEVEKES; encoded by the coding sequence ATGTATCTTGGAGCTATCGAAGCAGGCGGCACGAAATTTGTTTGTGCTGTCAGCAATGAACAGTTGGAAATCGTCGATCAAGTCTGTATCCCTACGACCACTCCTCAAGAGACGCTGCGAAAGGTGTTTTCCTTTTTTAATCAGTATGAATTGCGATCAATGGGGATTGGTTCTTTCGGTCCGATAGATATAAACATACAATCAGCTACATATGGCTTTATAACAAGTACACCAAAACCTGGTTGGAGAAATTTTGATTTTCTCGGTACGATCAAAAAACACTACCAAGTACCAGTTGCCTGGACGACAGATGTGAATGCGGCAGCCTATGGAGAATATAAAAAAGGTAGCGCCAGGGACGATGCAAGCTGTCTATATTTGACGGTCGGCACTGGTATTGGTGGTGGAGCTGTGATCGACGGTAAGCTGCTTGAAGCCTTTGGCCATCCGGAAATGGGGCATGTGCTTGTTCGCACGCATGAAGAAGACACTTTCCAGGGTTCCTGCCCCTATCATGGCAACTGTCTGGAAGGCATGGCATCCGGTCCGGCTATTGAAGGAAGGACTGGGAGAAAAGCGCAATCGCTAAAAAAGGAAGATTCCGTATGGGAAATGGAAGCATATTACCTCGCTCAAGCTTTGAACAATTATACATTGATTTTAAGACCGGACAAAATAATACTAGGCGGCGGAGTGATGAACCAAATACACTTATTTCCGCTAATCCGAACAGCGTTTGAAGAGTTGAATAATGCGTATGTTCCGGTACCGGTTTTAGAGCAATATATAGTAGCACCTGGTTTGGGAGACCATGCAGGCATAACAGGCTGTTTGCTGTTGGCATCAACCTTAGAAGTGGAAAAGGAAAGCTGA
- a CDS encoding GNAT family N-acetyltransferase, with translation MSIPIPDDESLFNNVKYLQGTDYLTIEGTEDLTDRQLQRLIQLLADHPEFRKIPTITILVEGTISEHMENILRSRSFHLHDEVVFYQRRLEDLINVQSAWTIRSLHELNQKDFLKVWEKVISGSLNASSILSMEKQMDSVKAELGSRYKDSCLVAFEEKKPIGILMPHIEPGTELEGRLFYFGLVPDERNKRQSRGLHLHALARLKHDFHAAVYVGSTSINNLPMRKVFEQNGCQWLGKKLVYKRTAT, from the coding sequence ATGAGCATTCCTATACCAGACGATGAGTCGCTGTTCAACAATGTTAAATACCTGCAAGGAACGGACTACTTGACCATTGAAGGAACGGAGGACTTGACGGATCGGCAACTGCAGCGATTAATCCAGTTGCTGGCTGACCATCCAGAGTTCAGAAAGATTCCGACCATTACGATACTCGTTGAAGGCACTATCTCGGAGCACATGGAAAATATACTTAGGAGCAGGAGCTTTCATTTACATGATGAAGTTGTCTTTTATCAAAGAAGGCTTGAAGATTTAATAAATGTTCAGTCAGCTTGGACCATACGATCTTTGCACGAGCTAAATCAAAAAGACTTTCTAAAGGTTTGGGAGAAGGTCATTTCTGGTTCTTTGAATGCGTCTTCAATTCTTTCGATGGAAAAACAGATGGACAGTGTCAAAGCTGAACTTGGCAGCCGGTATAAGGATTCCTGTCTTGTAGCTTTTGAAGAAAAGAAACCGATTGGGATACTAATGCCTCACATCGAACCAGGTACGGAACTGGAAGGACGATTGTTTTACTTTGGCCTTGTGCCCGATGAAAGAAATAAACGACAAAGCAGGGGGCTCCACTTGCATGCCTTAGCTAGATTGAAGCATGATTTTCATGCTGCCGTGTATGTTGGAAGTACAAGTATAAACAATCTTCCGATGAGAAAGGTTTTTGAGCAGAACGGCTGCCAATGGCTCGGCAAAAAACTGGTTTATAAACGTACAGCAACTTAA
- a CDS encoding alpha/beta fold hydrolase: MLMLHGFGPDSRLMGGCMEPVFERRNGYQRIYVDLPGMGRTKGKPGTESADGFLRLIIGFIDEVIKGKPFLIAGESYGGYLARGLLEHRRKQIKGAVFICPVIFPDKQKRTLPEKIQVYRDEVFLQSLDRENREAFIEENTVLNRKTWERFREEVLAGLRMADGEFLAKVQDNYQFTFPIDTVVFSEPILFLLGKQDAVVGYKDAFKLDGTFPRGTFAVLDKAGHYLQIEQARLFEVHMHEWFDRVEQGNM; this comes from the coding sequence ATGTTGATGCTTCATGGGTTCGGTCCAGACTCAAGATTGATGGGCGGTTGTATGGAACCTGTTTTTGAAAGACGGAATGGATACCAGCGGATCTATGTCGACCTCCCTGGGATGGGAAGGACAAAAGGGAAGCCCGGAACCGAAAGTGCCGATGGCTTTTTGAGATTGATTATTGGATTTATTGATGAGGTTATAAAAGGGAAGCCTTTTTTAATTGCTGGGGAGTCTTACGGTGGGTATCTGGCCCGCGGACTGCTGGAACATAGACGGAAACAAATAAAAGGGGCTGTGTTTATTTGTCCTGTGATTTTTCCTGACAAGCAAAAGCGGACCCTGCCGGAAAAGATACAAGTCTACCGAGATGAAGTGTTTCTTCAATCACTCGATCGTGAAAATAGGGAAGCATTCATAGAAGAAAATACGGTGCTTAACCGTAAAACATGGGAACGTTTCCGAGAAGAAGTATTAGCGGGACTGCGGATGGCCGATGGGGAGTTTCTTGCCAAAGTCCAGGACAACTATCAGTTTACTTTTCCAATTGACACGGTGGTTTTTTCTGAACCAATTCTGTTTTTATTGGGAAAGCAGGACGCAGTTGTCGGTTACAAGGATGCGTTCAAGCTGGATGGAACATTTCCGCGCGGTACGTTTGCTGTACTGGATAAGGCTGGACATTATCTGCAGATCGAACAAGCGCGATTGTTTGAAGTCCATATGCATGAATGGTTCGACAGGGTGGAGCAAGGGAACATGTAG
- a CDS encoding MFS transporter has product MQHQKAKKHAMLLLVGVGISSFGDFIYLVAINVLVLQLTGSAAAVAGLWIMGPVASILTKFWSGSLIDRLNKRRLMILTDVFRALLVAVIPFITTIGLIYFCLFFLSVAKAFFEPTSVSYITGVIPKQQRKRFNSFRSLVTSGAFLVGPAIAGVLLMVTTASIAIWINAVSFLLSAFFLSWLPNLEQKEDTPGTFAWRFLREDWQQVIDFSKKHAYVMSIYLFAQLFTVVALGMDAQEVVFTQQVLGLTEAEFGLLISITGAGSIVGAATISILAKKLSIRLLVASGYLLVAAGYLIYALSFSFWSVAVGFIILGFFNAFSSTGLLTFYQNNVPLSIMGRITSVYGTLQSLLQIVFILLIGFTGDLVPLRYSIIAASLLTVALSVVMTALVYQPSRNRHFAEESEAAEMAN; this is encoded by the coding sequence ATGCAACATCAGAAGGCAAAGAAACATGCGATGTTATTGTTGGTCGGGGTGGGGATTTCTTCCTTTGGAGACTTTATTTATTTGGTTGCCATCAATGTTCTCGTCCTTCAGTTGACTGGGTCGGCGGCCGCTGTTGCAGGGCTATGGATAATGGGTCCTGTTGCTTCTATTTTGACGAAATTCTGGTCTGGAAGTTTGATAGACCGGTTGAACAAACGGAGGCTGATGATCCTGACAGATGTTTTTCGCGCTTTGTTAGTAGCTGTCATTCCGTTTATAACTACTATAGGGCTTATATATTTCTGTTTGTTTTTCCTGTCTGTAGCCAAGGCATTCTTTGAACCAACCTCCGTTTCTTATATAACCGGAGTGATACCAAAACAGCAGCGGAAACGCTTCAATTCTTTCCGCAGTCTTGTCACTTCCGGCGCTTTTTTAGTCGGTCCTGCCATTGCTGGTGTGCTGCTTATGGTGACGACAGCGAGTATTGCTATCTGGATAAATGCCGTTTCTTTCTTGCTTTCTGCCTTTTTTCTAAGCTGGCTGCCAAATCTGGAACAGAAAGAAGATACTCCCGGAACGTTTGCTTGGAGGTTCCTCAGAGAGGACTGGCAGCAGGTCATCGATTTTAGTAAAAAACATGCATATGTCATGTCGATTTATTTGTTTGCCCAGTTATTCACGGTGGTGGCATTGGGAATGGATGCGCAGGAAGTCGTCTTTACTCAGCAGGTGCTCGGTTTGACAGAGGCGGAATTTGGATTGCTTATCAGTATTACCGGGGCTGGTTCTATCGTCGGGGCAGCCACCATATCGATTCTTGCAAAGAAACTATCGATCCGGCTGTTGGTTGCCAGCGGCTATTTACTGGTTGCGGCAGGTTATCTCATTTATGCACTGTCCTTTTCTTTTTGGTCGGTGGCTGTTGGATTTATTATTCTTGGATTCTTTAATGCTTTTTCGTCTACAGGTCTTCTGACGTTTTACCAAAATAATGTACCATTATCAATCATGGGCAGAATCACCAGCGTGTATGGTACCTTACAAAGTCTGTTGCAAATCGTGTTTATTTTGTTGATTGGGTTTACCGGAGACTTGGTTCCGTTACGTTACAGCATTATTGCTGCTTCCTTGTTGACGGTGGCCTTGAGTGTCGTCATGACAGCATTGGTTTACCAGCCTTCCCGGAATCGGCATTTTGCAGAAGAATCAGAAGCTGCAGAAATGGCCAATTAA
- a CDS encoding short-chain dehydrogenase: MNEKHALVIGGTGMLAKVTLWLADNHANVSVIGRTQKKHRDLIEKASDPAQLNNIAVDYYDLGALETKLKQAMDRYGPITVAVCWSPFYPAVERICQVISERTDNWQLYHVKGSRRYFEDEPLSVPASCQYRSIYLGFVLTGNLSRWLTHDEIAGGIIEGVKKDEARVVVGTIHPYENRPR, encoded by the coding sequence ATGAATGAAAAACACGCTTTGGTCATCGGGGGAACAGGTATGCTGGCAAAAGTGACATTATGGCTGGCAGACAACCATGCCAACGTTTCCGTGATTGGCAGAACGCAAAAGAAACATCGGGACTTGATAGAGAAGGCAAGTGACCCGGCACAGCTCAACAACATCGCAGTAGATTATTATGATTTGGGCGCACTGGAAACCAAACTGAAACAAGCTATGGACAGGTATGGGCCGATCACCGTTGCGGTCTGTTGGTCGCCCTTTTATCCTGCTGTCGAACGGATTTGTCAGGTGATTTCCGAAAGGACAGATAACTGGCAGCTTTACCATGTAAAAGGAAGCAGGCGATATTTTGAAGATGAACCATTAAGCGTGCCAGCATCCTGTCAATATCGCAGTATTTACTTGGGGTTTGTCTTAACGGGAAATCTATCAAGATGGTTGACTCACGATGAAATAGCTGGTGGTATAATAGAAGGTGTGAAGAAAGATGAAGCTAGAGTTGTCGTCGGGACGATTCATCCTTATGAGAATCGCCCTCGCTGA
- the cidR gene encoding cidABC operon transcriptional activator CidR, which translates to MDIRHLKYFIEVCQYNSFTRAADHLYVTQPTISKMIKNLEAELGVELFDRSKKQLELTDAGRIILEQAHTIDKAFDNLQTELDDLLGLQKGHIRIGLPPIMDADKFIRILGDFHQLYPQITFQLIENGMKKIEEDIYHDELDVGITVLPTVEDEFHYFSFMKEELRVVIPESHPLASRKQIKLEELKEQRFILFNKDFALNDQISEACRNAGFIPRVVAESSQWDFIGKMIATNLGICILPYSVSQLLKENVQTIKVVKPTIEWDLAVIWRKNHYLSYATREWLEFTQERLTLGNTSE; encoded by the coding sequence GTGGATATCAGACATTTAAAATATTTTATAGAAGTTTGTCAGTACAACAGTTTTACTCGAGCCGCGGATCATTTATACGTAACGCAGCCTACCATCAGCAAGATGATAAAAAATCTTGAAGCGGAGCTGGGCGTTGAGCTTTTTGATCGATCAAAAAAGCAGTTAGAACTGACGGATGCTGGACGGATTATATTGGAACAAGCCCACACCATCGATAAGGCGTTTGACAATTTGCAAACAGAATTGGATGATCTATTAGGATTGCAAAAAGGGCATATTCGTATCGGTTTACCTCCGATCATGGATGCCGATAAGTTTATTCGTATTCTAGGAGACTTTCATCAACTGTATCCACAAATAACATTTCAACTTATAGAAAACGGGATGAAAAAAATCGAAGAAGATATTTACCATGATGAGTTGGACGTGGGAATCACCGTGTTGCCAACAGTGGAAGATGAGTTCCATTACTTTTCTTTCATGAAAGAAGAATTACGAGTAGTAATCCCTGAATCCCATCCGCTCGCTTCCAGAAAACAAATAAAGTTGGAAGAATTGAAGGAACAGCGTTTCATATTGTTCAACAAGGACTTTGCGCTGAATGATCAAATTTCAGAGGCTTGTAGAAATGCCGGATTTATTCCACGGGTAGTAGCTGAAAGCTCCCAATGGGACTTTATCGGGAAAATGATCGCGACAAATTTAGGTATTTGTATATTGCCTTACAGTGTTTCCCAGCTTCTAAAAGAAAATGTGCAGACAATAAAAGTAGTAAAGCCGACAATTGAATGGGACTTAGCTGTCATATGGAGAAAAAATCATTACTTGTCTTATGCGACAAGAGAGTGGCTGGAATTTACCCAAGAGCGATTGACATTAGGAAACACCTCGGAATAG
- a CDS encoding acyl-CoA thioesterase, with amino-acid sequence MIDAKNPKESLIVNTDQVMINDLNNYNTLFGGVLMKKLDNNATLSARRHARVKECVTASTDSIDFLHPIHQTDSVCVESFVSYTGNKSMEIFCKVIAEDMLTGERRMAATAFLTFVALDENKKPIKVPEIIPETEEEKFLYESGKERAEIRRQRRKHSKELTEKIGIRKPWERGVKVHDQ; translated from the coding sequence ATGATTGATGCAAAGAATCCAAAAGAAAGCTTGATCGTCAATACGGATCAGGTAATGATCAATGATCTGAATAATTATAATACATTGTTTGGCGGCGTGTTGATGAAAAAATTGGATAATAACGCTACCTTGTCGGCAAGGCGTCACGCCAGAGTCAAAGAATGCGTGACAGCCTCGACAGATTCTATTGATTTCCTGCACCCAATCCATCAGACCGATTCGGTTTGTGTCGAATCATTTGTTTCATACACGGGAAATAAATCGATGGAAATTTTTTGTAAGGTCATTGCCGAGGATATGCTTACAGGCGAGCGAAGGATGGCAGCCACGGCATTCTTAACGTTTGTTGCACTTGACGAAAACAAAAAGCCGATTAAAGTACCGGAAATCATCCCGGAAACCGAAGAAGAAAAATTTCTTTACGAGTCAGGGAAAGAGCGTGCAGAAATCCGTAGACAACGTAGAAAGCACAGCAAGGAACTAACGGAAAAAATCGGCATACGAAAGCCGTGGGAAAGAGGAGTGAAGGTGCATGACCAATAA
- the dacB gene encoding D-alanyl-D-alanine carboxypeptidase/D-alanyl-D-alanine endopeptidase — translation MLLVFAILVFLPLTGQTINFQLTASEDPPKSQTAETTTLKQKLDEILADDKLAGTVTGVSVRKAKTGELIYAQNGNTRLRPASNMKLLTSTAALETLGPDYQFTTEVWTDGLVKGNVLHGNLYLKGKGDPTLLEQDLKQFAAELHERGIHKIKGKLIGDDTWYDDVRLSEDLNWSDEPFYTGAQVSALTLSPDSDYDAGTVIVEVTPSDQIGEPANIHMTPENDYLTINNQTRMVAEDDSKDISITRQHGTNEIVIEGSMPLNGSTSKSWSSVWEPTGYTLNVFRRTLAEEGISFIGNKNTVFHKTPKQATKLAEKKSMPLQKLLVPFMKLSNNGHGEILTKEMGKVAHGEGSWEKGLQVTEAVAKKLGVDTNTVQLRDGSGMSHKTYIPANSLSQLLYNAQEKSWFPVWEQSLPVAGISDRLVGGTLRSRMKEEPAKGNVKAKTGSLNSVSTLSGYVTAKDGEKLIFSIMVNNYLGARSGITAIEDDIAMTLAKHKF, via the coding sequence ATGCTGCTAGTATTTGCAATTCTAGTCTTCCTTCCATTAACCGGACAAACCATCAACTTCCAACTCACTGCTTCTGAAGATCCTCCTAAGAGCCAAACAGCAGAGACAACTACATTAAAACAAAAGTTAGATGAAATTCTGGCAGATGATAAACTCGCCGGTACTGTGACGGGAGTTAGCGTCCGAAAAGCCAAAACAGGCGAATTGATCTACGCACAAAACGGAAATACACGGTTGCGGCCTGCTTCCAATATGAAATTGTTGACGAGTACTGCCGCCTTGGAAACATTGGGACCGGACTACCAATTTACAACAGAGGTATGGACTGATGGATTAGTAAAAGGCAATGTATTACATGGCAATCTCTATCTCAAAGGGAAAGGGGATCCGACATTACTGGAGCAAGACTTAAAGCAATTTGCAGCAGAATTGCATGAACGAGGCATTCACAAAATTAAAGGCAAGCTGATTGGAGATGACACTTGGTATGATGACGTTCGTTTGTCTGAAGACTTAAATTGGTCGGATGAACCATTCTATACCGGTGCCCAGGTATCTGCTCTTACTCTGTCTCCTGATTCCGATTATGATGCCGGAACGGTCATTGTCGAGGTAACACCTTCTGATCAGATTGGAGAACCTGCTAACATCCATATGACGCCTGAGAATGACTACCTAACGATCAACAACCAGACCAGAATGGTTGCGGAAGATGATTCGAAGGATATTTCCATTACACGCCAGCACGGGACAAACGAAATCGTCATTGAGGGTAGCATGCCGTTAAACGGATCGACATCTAAATCGTGGTCCTCCGTTTGGGAGCCCACTGGTTATACATTGAATGTTTTTCGGCGGACGCTGGCTGAAGAAGGCATTTCTTTTATCGGGAATAAAAATACTGTTTTCCATAAAACCCCTAAGCAAGCAACGAAGCTTGCCGAAAAGAAATCCATGCCTTTACAGAAGCTGTTGGTTCCGTTTATGAAGTTAAGCAACAATGGACACGGAGAAATCTTGACAAAAGAGATGGGAAAAGTAGCGCATGGAGAAGGAAGCTGGGAAAAAGGCCTGCAGGTGACCGAGGCTGTTGCGAAAAAATTGGGTGTAGATACCAATACTGTTCAACTGCGTGACGGATCAGGTATGTCGCATAAAACCTATATCCCTGCCAATAGTCTGTCGCAGTTATTGTACAACGCCCAAGAAAAAAGCTGGTTCCCAGTCTGGGAGCAATCTCTCCCTGTAGCGGGCATTTCCGATCGCTTGGTCGGTGGAACCCTTCGTTCCCGGATGAAAGAAGAACCTGCAAAAGGAAATGTGAAAGCAAAAACAGGTTCATTGAATAGCGTTTCAACGCTGTCTGGCTATGTAACTGCCAAAGATGGAGAAAAACTGATCTTTTCCATCATGGTAAACAATTATTTAGGTGCTCGTTCTGGTATCACTGCTATCGAAGACGACATTGCCATGACACTGGCAAAGCATAAATTCTAA
- a CDS encoding alpha/beta hydrolase gives MEKKRRLSPGVKQFEIESSKNEHYQLMLSVPDKEVPIEGFPVFYVLDGNAFFHTIREMVRVQSHKPDKTGVVPMVIVGLGHPTEKDFDPAYRIRDYTFPIKNGKVPPQFSDYENGQAEAFANFIESEVKPLISEYVSINTQKQALFGHSLGGLFVLYSLFNYPGSFQRYVACSPSLWWDDRGIYRFFERWQNRIKRTTTDTRIFMAAGSLERDFMREDVRRLADRFAEWSPSLFSVYHEAEGENHISAVHSVISKILRFVSS, from the coding sequence TTGGAAAAGAAACGAAGATTATCCCCAGGTGTAAAACAGTTCGAAATCGAGTCCAGCAAAAATGAACATTACCAGCTGATGTTGAGTGTCCCGGACAAGGAGGTACCGATAGAAGGATTTCCTGTATTTTACGTGTTGGATGGAAATGCTTTCTTTCATACGATACGTGAAATGGTACGTGTGCAATCGCATAAGCCGGACAAAACCGGAGTCGTTCCGATGGTTATAGTTGGACTCGGCCATCCAACAGAAAAGGACTTTGATCCAGCATACCGAATCCGAGATTATACCTTTCCGATTAAAAACGGAAAAGTTCCCCCTCAATTTTCTGATTATGAAAATGGACAGGCAGAAGCTTTTGCGAATTTTATTGAGTCAGAAGTCAAACCGTTGATTTCAGAATATGTATCCATTAATACACAGAAGCAGGCGCTGTTTGGCCATTCTCTAGGAGGATTGTTCGTTCTTTATTCACTATTCAACTATCCTGGTTCATTTCAACGTTATGTCGCATGCAGTCCGTCTTTATGGTGGGATGATCGGGGAATATACCGTTTTTTTGAAAGATGGCAAAATAGGATAAAACGAACAACAACAGATACAAGGATTTTTATGGCAGCAGGATCATTGGAAAGGGACTTCATGCGGGAAGACGTCAGGCGGCTCGCCGATAGGTTTGCTGAATGGTCTCCTTCCTTGTTTTCCGTCTATCATGAGGCGGAAGGGGAAAACCACATATCCGCTGTCCATAGTGTGATAAGCAAAATCCTCCGCTTTGTCTCCTCCTGA
- a CDS encoding ABC transporter ATP-binding protein, translated as MADTLLEVKHLNTSFRINDNYYAAVDDVSLTVNKNEVLAIVGESGSGKSALAFSIMGLHNRAKIEGGIFFKQQDLVGLPKSKLNKLRGDELSMIFQDPLTALNPLMNIEDQIGETILLHHKKLSRKKRKERVIDLLNQVGIPRPEQICEQFPHQLSGGMRQRVIIAIAIANNPELLIADEPTTALDVTIQAQILDLIQDLKESMHTGIILITHDLGVVAEMADRVAVMYAGQIVELADVHTLFEKPLHPYTRSLLHSVPNEGQDKLHVIQGIVPSLQHLPRQGCRFAERIPWLDGSAHEENPELHEVKPDHFVRCTCYRHFHFPAEREGWTHGIS; from the coding sequence TTGGCTGATACGTTACTAGAGGTTAAGCACTTAAACACGTCTTTTCGAATTAACGATAATTATTATGCTGCAGTAGATGACGTGTCGTTGACGGTAAATAAAAATGAAGTGTTGGCTATTGTCGGTGAGTCTGGTTCTGGAAAAAGTGCTTTGGCTTTTTCCATCATGGGGTTACATAATCGGGCGAAAATAGAAGGCGGCATATTTTTTAAACAACAGGATTTGGTTGGATTGCCGAAGAGCAAGCTCAATAAGCTCCGCGGCGACGAACTTTCCATGATTTTTCAGGACCCACTAACTGCTTTAAATCCTCTCATGAATATTGAAGATCAAATAGGGGAAACCATTCTGCTTCACCATAAGAAGTTATCCAGAAAAAAGCGGAAAGAAAGAGTGATCGATTTACTGAATCAAGTGGGCATCCCTCGTCCTGAACAAATCTGTGAGCAGTTTCCTCATCAACTTTCCGGGGGGATGAGACAACGGGTAATCATTGCCATTGCAATAGCAAACAATCCGGAATTATTAATCGCCGATGAACCGACAACAGCATTGGATGTAACCATCCAGGCGCAAATTTTAGATTTAATCCAAGACTTAAAAGAAAGCATGCATACCGGAATCATTTTGATTACACATGATCTAGGGGTAGTGGCTGAAATGGCGGACAGGGTCGCAGTGATGTATGCAGGCCAGATAGTGGAGCTAGCAGACGTCCATACGCTATTTGAAAAACCGCTCCATCCTTATACACGATCACTTTTGCATTCGGTTCCGAATGAGGGACAGGATAAACTTCATGTCATACAAGGGATAGTTCCTTCACTCCAGCATCTTCCGAGACAGGGCTGTCGGTTTGCAGAGCGTATCCCGTGGCTGGATGGTTCTGCGCATGAGGAAAATCCAGAATTGCATGAAGTGAAGCCAGATCATTTCGTGCGGTGCACGTGTTATCGCCATTTCCATTTCCCGGCTGAAAGGGAGGGGTGGACGCATGGCATTTCTTGA